Proteins found in one Amphiura filiformis chromosome 14, Afil_fr2py, whole genome shotgun sequence genomic segment:
- the LOC140169217 gene encoding craniofacial development protein 2-like, with protein MGISDTRIKGKGMKESHNDYVLIWSGVDKNKRAVHGVGFYLHPELAKNIMEDDYISEKIIRLRIQQEKEVTTYIQVYVPCNDSYSDEDKDTFFAELSDVINSTKNQDMLVVMGDMTGHVGSERSPWEDYLGPHSPPNSRRNYNGQLILELCAHMISLSHRSSQIFTRYKWNDLTKASQLDFILIKKTDRCKVNDSKTMPNIHIDTDHRPVMMETSARRRPRPNKRQQPETINLRKLAEEHVKAAIEQQMDQLFQKLSDQEGKTEEEWAWFKDALTDSLKANCGTKKRKTGQVKGTSWWNDTVKAATKPAWKQTTTSTGKAGITARRLSKKPITSLGKHMGKIWQKNLIAQAESSLKQLKHTNSGTSLLTQPPS; from the coding sequence ATGGGAATATCTGATACAAGGATTAAAGGAAAAGGCATGAAGGAATCTCACAACGACTATGTACTCATCTGGTCTGGAGTGGACAAGAACAAAAGAGCCGTCCATGGAGTGGGTTTCTACCTACACCCAGAATTAGCTAAGAACATTATGGAAGATGACTACATATCCGAAAAAATAATCAGACTCAGAATACAACAAGAGAAAGAGGTTACAACATACATCCAAGTGTATGTCCCATGCAATGATTCCTACTCAGATGAAGACAAGGATACATTCTTTGCAGAGTTATCTGATGTTATAAACAGTACAAAGAATCAGGATATGCTGGTGGTAATGGGAGACATGACTGGACATGTGGGAAGTGAACGATCACCGTGGGAAGATTACCTAGGACCCCACAGTCCACCAAACTCAAGGCGGAATTACAATGGACAACTCATCTTGGAACTTTGTGCCCACATGATCTCTTTATCACATAGGAGTAGCCAAATATTCACACGGTACAAGTGGAATGACCTCACCAAAGCTTCTCAGCTTGACTTCATCCTAATTAAAAAGACAGATCGATGCAAAGTGAATGACTCTAAAACAATGCCAAACATCCACATAGATACTGATCACAGACCAGTCATGATGGAAACAAGTGCCAGGAGAAGACCACGGCCAAATAAAAGGCAGCAACCTGAGACAATAAACCTCAGAAAATTAGCAGAAGAACATGTGAAGGCAGCCATCGAACAACAGATGGATCAGCTATTCCAAAAACTATCGGATCAGGAAGGAAAGACAGAAGAAGAGTGGGCATGGTTCAAAGATGCTCTAACAGACTCCCTTAAAGCAAATTGTGGGACTAAGAAAAGAAAAACGGGACAAGTGAAAGGGACATCCTGGTGGAATGACACGGTCAAAGCCGCAACCAAACCAGCCTGGAAGCAGACTACAACGAGTACAGGGAAGGCCGGCATAACTGCAAGAAGACTATCAAAGAAGCCAATTACCAGTCTTGGAAAACATATGGGGAAGATCTGGCAGAAAAATCTAATAGCTCAAGCAGAGAGTTCTTTAAAGCAGTTAAAGCATACAAACAGCGGGACGAGCCTTTTGACCCAACCGCCATCATAA